The Chitinophagales bacterium genome has a segment encoding these proteins:
- a CDS encoding outer membrane beta-barrel protein — translation MKTLTTIILLLLATTFAESISASDLSTITGKVIDENNLPAEFTNVVLYQTANDSLYDFALTDSNGVFSFQNIVNGNYYLVYSFMAYQTDTIKNIVVDNQDLNLPQHQLTLLSNILDGVTIIATKPIIERKADRIIYNVENSVYAQGSDALQALSKAPRVQIQNNEIKMAGKGTVAVLINDRILHLSGEELAQYLKNIPSDDIQKIEVIPNPPAKYDAQGSALVNIVLKKNKKDGYNGSVTGSFIQAQYQGGSLGGTFNYTKNKISINTSLFDKYNKGYREETHILEYTDQTWKDTTINPSKNNAISSRLNINYQINNKQQLGINYNGNWNRMFWNKEKINTYVTNNYTKEILQSIINNANSKQSSHNHNAVLYYTCNIDTTGKKLDIGFDYFNSYSNRNRNYTNETYNDEGILISNPIPQENTLGIQKSNIYVFNADIEHPTKYGAWQYGIKLTHFSTNSNNEQSILQADNTTYLLDTTRSSVFNYKEYTEAIYGSFNKSFEKVELQLGMRLEFTQLKGTLINTNEVNKQQYVRPFPSVMIQYNINENHTINYSITSGIDRPSSWQLNPFRYYINNYTYAEGNPFILPDYGISTALDYTLNDSYMFSIYYNYNNNSIGQVSYVDSITNISHYRWEAGRKVHDVGFYNEYNFSIKDRWLPSISIDAYIDFLKSPFLHNATERKYWSLDLKISNDFIFDTKNRFSGNLNYYFRPNGIGQEELTMRAIHSLSFGLKAQLLKEKQLILSVNAENVLRNKPTNGYKRTPTGEYFSFTNYYDERFFRFTATYKFGNNQLKTKTKQINNEDINRVN, via the coding sequence TTGAAAACATTAACTACTATAATATTATTGCTACTTGCCACGACTTTTGCTGAATCTATTTCAGCATCAGATTTATCTACTATAACAGGAAAAGTAATAGACGAAAACAATTTACCAGCAGAATTTACTAATGTAGTACTCTACCAAACAGCAAACGATAGCTTATACGATTTTGCATTGACAGATAGCAATGGTGTCTTTAGCTTCCAAAACATAGTCAATGGTAACTACTATTTAGTATATAGTTTTATGGCTTACCAAACCGATACTATAAAAAATATTGTAGTAGACAACCAAGACCTTAATTTACCACAACATCAATTAACACTACTAAGTAATATATTAGATGGTGTTACCATTATAGCGACAAAACCAATTATAGAACGCAAAGCCGACAGAATTATTTATAATGTAGAGAATAGTGTTTATGCACAAGGTAGCGATGCTTTACAAGCACTAAGCAAAGCACCAAGAGTACAAATACAAAACAATGAAATTAAAATGGCAGGAAAAGGTACTGTTGCGGTATTGATAAACGATAGAATACTGCATTTAAGTGGCGAAGAATTGGCACAGTATTTAAAAAATATACCAAGTGATGATATACAGAAAATAGAAGTAATACCAAATCCGCCGGCAAAATACGATGCACAAGGTAGTGCTTTGGTAAATATTGTATTAAAAAAGAACAAAAAAGATGGCTATAATGGAAGTGTAACAGGCAGTTTTATACAGGCACAATACCAAGGTGGAAGCTTAGGTGGAACATTTAACTATACTAAAAACAAAATAAGCATTAACACCAGTTTGTTTGATAAATACAACAAAGGATATAGAGAAGAAACGCATATACTAGAATATACCGACCAGACTTGGAAAGATACTACAATTAACCCTTCTAAAAACAATGCAATTTCTAGTAGATTGAATATCAATTATCAAATAAACAATAAACAACAATTAGGCATTAATTACAATGGTAATTGGAATAGAATGTTTTGGAATAAAGAAAAAATCAATACTTATGTTACCAATAATTATACCAAAGAAATACTACAATCAATAATTAATAATGCTAATAGTAAGCAAAGTTCGCATAACCATAATGCTGTACTCTACTACACTTGTAATATAGATACAACAGGTAAAAAACTAGATATTGGTTTTGATTATTTTAATAGTTACTCCAATAGAAATAGAAATTATACCAATGAAACTTATAATGATGAAGGTATATTAATAAGCAATCCTATTCCACAAGAAAACACATTAGGCATTCAAAAAAGCAATATTTATGTGTTTAATGCAGATATAGAGCATCCTACAAAATATGGTGCTTGGCAATATGGTATAAAGCTTACGCATTTTAGCACCAATAGTAATAATGAGCAAAGCATATTACAAGCAGACAATACTACTTATTTATTAGACACTACAAGAAGCAGTGTTTTTAACTATAAAGAATATACCGAAGCTATTTACGGAAGTTTTAACAAGAGCTTTGAAAAAGTAGAACTACAATTAGGTATGCGTTTAGAGTTTACCCAACTAAAAGGAACACTCATTAATACCAACGAGGTAAACAAACAACAATATGTAAGACCATTTCCTAGTGTAATGATACAATACAATATAAATGAAAACCATACTATAAACTATAGTATTACTTCTGGTATTGATAGACCTTCTTCTTGGCAGCTTAATCCTTTTAGATATTACATAAATAATTACACTTATGCAGAAGGAAACCCATTTATTCTACCAGACTATGGAATAAGTACTGCTTTAGATTATACGCTTAACGATAGTTATATGTTTTCGATTTACTATAATTATAATAATAATAGTATTGGTCAAGTAAGTTATGTTGATAGTATTACAAATATAAGTCATTATAGATGGGAAGCAGGAAGAAAAGTACACGATGTGGGTTTTTATAATGAATATAATTTTAGCATTAAGGACAGATGGTTACCAAGTATTAGTATAGATGCATATATAGATTTTTTAAAATCACCTTTCTTACATAATGCAACAGAGCGAAAATACTGGAGTTTAGATTTAAAAATTAGTAATGATTTTATTTTTGATACGAAGAATCGGTTTTCAGGCAACCTAAATTATTACTTTCGACCAAATGGAATTGGACAAGAAGAGCTGACAATGAGAGCAATACATAGTTTATCTTTTGGACTTAAAGCACAGTTATTAAAAGAAAAACAACTAATACTTTCAGTTAATGCTGAAAATGTATTGAGAAATAAACCAACTAATGGATACAAAAGAACACCAACTGGCGAATATTTCTCATTTACAAATTATTATGATGAACGGTTTTTTAGGTTTACTGCTACCTATAAGTTTGGTAATAATCAATTAAAAACTAAAACCAAACAAATAAATAACGAAGATATAAACAGAGTAAATTAA
- a CDS encoding SPASM domain-containing protein, giving the protein MKNKVSYYTLVTEILPETNERIIYSTRSGESFIVSKDFYSCFLSDITSIDRNIIQKLINAKILVNEDEDEFETIIRENKNAEDKKIDTLYHVIQPSANCQLGCFYCGQTHTKETINGEILEDIYNRIASKIPQRHFKSIAITWYGGEPLMALNQIKSFTPRLLTLAKENNLTYTSDMITNGLSLKKEVFYYLVEHCSLDSFQITIDGLKEEHDKRRYLKNGGGTFDVILKNILDIVGDDRYNELNKAISIRINVDNKNYQSVISFIQLLASYKLQDKLSVNIAPIHDWGEVNAAKDSLSKQDFADLEIDCYIEMIKHGFEIDIIPKRKEIVCMVVDKYSEVYDAYGNISTCWEVPYTDIYKESSYVIGNIKDKNFSLLDKNIPMRNWTNEIKEDNSKWCHSCKFLPVCGGSCPKHWYDNQIPCPPFKKNMEDRLVLNYLSNNLELKKIIS; this is encoded by the coding sequence ATGAAAAATAAAGTATCATACTATACTCTCGTTACAGAAATTCTGCCTGAAACTAATGAGCGAATAATATATTCAACAAGAAGCGGAGAGTCTTTCATAGTATCGAAAGATTTTTATAGCTGTTTTTTATCAGATATAACATCTATAGATAGAAATATTATACAAAAATTAATTAATGCTAAAATATTAGTTAATGAAGACGAAGACGAATTTGAAACAATAATCAGAGAAAACAAGAATGCTGAAGATAAAAAGATAGATACATTATATCATGTTATACAACCATCAGCTAATTGTCAGTTGGGCTGTTTTTATTGTGGGCAAACACATACAAAAGAAACAATTAACGGAGAGATACTTGAAGATATTTATAACAGAATAGCATCAAAAATACCTCAAAGACATTTTAAATCAATAGCAATTACTTGGTACGGAGGAGAACCCTTAATGGCTCTCAATCAGATAAAATCTTTTACTCCAAGGCTATTAACATTAGCAAAAGAAAACAACCTAACCTATACCTCAGACATGATAACAAATGGGTTAAGTCTTAAAAAAGAGGTTTTTTATTATTTAGTTGAACATTGTTCCCTTGATTCTTTTCAAATTACGATTGATGGACTAAAGGAAGAACATGATAAGAGAAGATATTTAAAGAACGGTGGTGGTACTTTTGATGTAATTTTAAAAAATATTTTGGATATCGTTGGTGATGACAGATATAATGAATTAAATAAGGCAATATCAATAAGAATAAATGTAGACAATAAAAACTATCAATCCGTAATCTCTTTCATTCAATTATTAGCATCATATAAATTACAAGATAAGCTATCGGTAAATATTGCTCCTATTCATGATTGGGGAGAGGTTAATGCTGCCAAAGATAGTCTTTCTAAGCAAGATTTTGCTGATTTAGAAATTGATTGCTATATTGAAATGATTAAACATGGATTTGAAATTGATATAATTCCTAAGAGAAAAGAGATTGTTTGTATGGTGGTAGATAAATATTCAGAAGTTTATGATGCCTATGGAAATATTTCTACATGCTGGGAAGTTCCTTATACTGATATTTATAAAGAAAGCAGTTATGTAATTGGTAATATAAAGGACAAAAACTTTAGTTTATTAGATAAGAACATTCCTATGCGTAATTGGACAAATGAAATTAAAGAAGATAATAGTAAATGGTGTCATTCTTGTAAATTCCTTCCTGTTTGTGGTGGGTCTTGTCCAAAACATTGGTATGACAATCAAATACCTTGTCCTCCTTTTAAGAAGAATATGGAAGATAGACTTGTATTAAACTATTTATCGAATAACTTAGAACTCAAAAAAATAATATCATGA
- a CDS encoding DUF2807 domain-containing protein yields MKKLTTISLVLLLISTMVAKPTKNKTMGNQETTLVTKTQSIANVTTLDVSKFAAVEIEYSNENTITIITNEHNQNDVKAETSGNQLKLYVVSSNTTVSKKTKKVNINNANINTTRAIIKTNQINTISLDKVASFTSNNAYQSTNFSLTTTATAKINLNINCDNLNINTQSTSNIDLTGTTKKSTIDCQSTNKLDMTSLESETAEVYISSCNKLILHAKEELSVHASSVNKIIYNGDFKITNSKLSGVGSVQYE; encoded by the coding sequence ATGAAAAAATTAACAACAATTAGTTTAGTGCTACTATTAATTAGTACAATGGTAGCCAAACCAACAAAAAACAAAACAATGGGCAATCAAGAAACAACTTTAGTTACAAAAACGCAAAGTATAGCTAATGTAACAACTTTAGATGTAAGTAAATTTGCTGCTGTAGAAATAGAATACAGCAACGAAAATACCATTACTATTATTACCAATGAACACAATCAAAACGATGTTAAAGCTGAAACTTCTGGTAATCAACTAAAATTGTATGTAGTAAGTAGTAATACAACAGTTAGCAAAAAAACAAAGAAAGTAAATATAAATAATGCTAATATTAATACTACAAGAGCAATTATTAAAACCAATCAAATTAATACCATTAGCTTAGATAAAGTAGCGTCGTTTACAAGCAACAATGCTTATCAAAGTACCAATTTTAGCTTAACAACAACAGCAACAGCAAAGATTAATTTAAATATTAATTGTGATAATTTGAATATTAATACACAATCTACTTCAAATATAGATTTAACAGGAACAACTAAAAAATCAACTATAGATTGTCAAAGTACTAATAAATTAGATATGACTAGTTTAGAGTCAGAAACTGCCGAAGTTTATATTTCATCTTGTAATAAGCTTATTTTACATGCAAAAGAAGAACTCTCTGTACACGCATCAAGTGTAAATAAAATAATTTACAACGGAGATTTTAAAATAACCAACTCAAAACTTTCAGGTGTAGGTAGTGTTCAATATGAATAA
- a CDS encoding peptidase domain-containing ABC transporter has translation MNKFFHQHDSTDCGPTCLRIISNYYGKDFPLEYLREKSFIGKDGVSLLNTKVLAEALGFETVSIKADINTLINEQPLPCILHWNQNHFVVLYKIKKNYFNNNYSFYLADPAHGKAILKQQEFEKAWLSTDNKGVALLMQPTNQFYENEDLIVQNKGFSFLWKYLHPNKSQLFALLLFTFLAGIVALTFPFITQFIMDKGIKPKNIPFITSLLFAQFALLIGQSIFNLIRNSLILKINTNISIQIISDFLTKLTKLSIPFFDSKSVGDINQRIVDHERIEFFLTHNLVSTIFGLFNFVIFSAILIYYNVSYFLIFLLGSIFSVIWIILFLKKRKAIDYQRFQVQQQNQDAVFEIISGMQEIKLNNAEQLKVSEWEKVQQHLFKINLKGLNIEQLQNIGSFTITQIKNILLLYLAAKQVVFNEITLGVMMSISYIIGQMNAPLEQLIEFFKEGQDARISLDRMSEVHNHSNETAINQVALLQEKSTITLNNVSFQYEGKYSPYILRNLNLQIPQGKVTAIVGASGSGKTTLLKLLLKFYNVTEGNIYVNNQDLEEINPNNWRNYCGTVMQDGFIFSDTIERNINLSDENIDKQRLYNACKIANILDFIESLPLGFNTKIGGTGLGVSIGQKQRILIARAVYKNPQFLFFDEATSALDANNEKEITNNLEAFFKDKTVVIVAHRLSTVKNADQIIVLDNGTVVEQGTHQELIRNKSHYYNLISNQLELGV, from the coding sequence ATGAATAAATTCTTTCATCAACACGATTCTACCGATTGTGGTCCTACTTGTCTTCGTATTATAAGCAATTATTATGGCAAAGATTTTCCTTTAGAGTATCTAAGAGAAAAAAGTTTTATTGGTAAAGATGGTGTTAGTCTATTAAACACCAAAGTATTGGCAGAAGCTTTAGGTTTTGAAACAGTAAGCATCAAAGCAGATATAAATACACTAATCAACGAACAACCTTTGCCTTGTATTTTGCATTGGAATCAAAATCATTTTGTAGTATTATATAAAATAAAAAAGAATTATTTTAATAATAATTATTCATTTTATTTAGCAGATCCTGCACATGGAAAAGCCATTTTAAAACAACAAGAGTTTGAAAAAGCTTGGTTAAGTACAGACAATAAAGGTGTAGCATTGCTTATGCAACCAACTAATCAATTCTACGAAAACGAAGATTTAATAGTACAAAATAAAGGATTTTCTTTTTTGTGGAAATATCTGCATCCAAATAAATCGCAACTTTTTGCACTTTTATTATTTACTTTTTTGGCAGGAATTGTAGCACTAACCTTTCCATTCATTACACAGTTCATAATGGATAAAGGTATAAAACCAAAAAATATACCATTTATTACTTCATTGTTATTTGCACAGTTTGCATTACTAATAGGTCAGTCTATATTTAATTTAATAAGAAATTCACTAATATTAAAAATAAATACGAATATAAGTATTCAAATTATATCTGATTTTCTAACTAAACTTACCAAACTCTCTATACCTTTTTTCGATTCAAAATCGGTTGGAGATATTAACCAAAGAATTGTTGACCACGAACGAATAGAGTTTTTTCTAACACATAATTTAGTAAGCACTATTTTTGGCTTGTTTAATTTTGTTATATTTTCTGCAATATTAATATATTATAATGTTTCGTATTTTTTAATATTTTTATTAGGTTCTATATTTTCTGTAATTTGGATAATCTTATTCTTAAAAAAGAGAAAAGCAATAGACTATCAAAGATTTCAAGTACAACAACAAAACCAAGATGCTGTATTTGAAATTATTTCTGGCATGCAAGAAATAAAACTCAATAATGCGGAGCAATTAAAAGTAAGTGAATGGGAAAAAGTACAACAACATCTTTTTAAAATCAATTTAAAAGGATTAAACATAGAACAGCTACAAAACATTGGTTCGTTTACCATTACACAAATTAAAAATATTTTATTGTTGTATCTAGCAGCCAAACAAGTAGTATTTAATGAAATTACACTTGGTGTTATGATGAGTATATCTTATATTATTGGTCAGATGAATGCACCATTGGAGCAACTTATAGAGTTTTTTAAAGAAGGACAAGATGCTAGAATTTCATTAGACAGAATGAGTGAAGTACACAATCACTCTAATGAAACTGCAATTAATCAAGTAGCGCTATTACAAGAAAAAAGTACTATTACACTCAATAATGTTTCCTTTCAATACGAAGGAAAATATTCGCCATACATACTAAGAAATTTAAACTTACAAATTCCACAAGGAAAAGTAACAGCAATAGTTGGAGCAAGTGGAAGTGGAAAAACAACACTATTAAAACTACTACTAAAATTTTATAATGTAACAGAAGGCAATATATATGTTAATAATCAAGATTTAGAAGAAATAAATCCAAATAATTGGAGGAATTATTGTGGTACAGTAATGCAAGATGGATTTATATTTTCTGATACCATCGAAAGGAATATCAATTTGTCTGATGAAAACATAGATAAACAACGACTGTACAATGCTTGTAAAATTGCTAATATTTTAGATTTCATAGAATCATTGCCTTTAGGTTTTAATACAAAAATTGGTGGAACGGGATTAGGCGTTTCTATAGGTCAAAAACAACGCATTTTAATAGCACGAGCAGTATATAAAAATCCACAGTTTCTATTTTTTGATGAAGCTACTTCTGCATTAGATGCCAATAACGAAAAAGAAATTACCAATAATCTAGAAGCTTTTTTTAAAGACAAAACAGTAGTTATTGTAGCACATCGTTTAAGTACTGTAAAAAATGCCGACCAAATAATTGTACTAGACAACGGAACAGTTGTAGAACAAGGCACACATCAAGAATTAATTAGAAATAAATCGCATTATTATAATTTAATTAGCAATCAGCTAGAATTGGGAGTTTAG
- a CDS encoding 1,4-dihydroxy-6-naphthoate synthase — protein sequence MEIDIAISPCPNDTFIFDALVNQKIDTKGLSFKVHFADVEQLNQAAFNNQFTITKLSYHAYAYANEHYSLLNSGSALGNNCGPLLIASTLLDDVAVNESVIAIPGKYTTANFLFSIKYPAAQQKQFMLFSDIENAIINKKVNAGVIIHENRFTYAQKGLLKIIDLGEFWKSEYQLPIPLGGIAIQRTIDIELQKTIDDLIKQSIEYAYKHQSHTTAFVTNHAQEMDSDILLKHINLYVNNYSITLGEKGKQAIQKMYAVGVEKGIIPPLTKPIFME from the coding sequence ATGGAAATAGATATTGCCATCTCTCCTTGTCCGAACGACACTTTTATTTTTGATGCATTGGTTAACCAAAAAATTGACACTAAAGGTTTATCATTCAAAGTTCATTTTGCTGATGTAGAACAACTTAACCAAGCTGCCTTTAACAATCAATTTACTATAACCAAATTAAGTTATCATGCTTATGCATATGCTAATGAACATTATAGTTTATTAAATAGTGGTAGTGCATTAGGCAATAATTGTGGTCCTTTGTTAATTGCTTCTACTCTACTTGATGATGTTGCTGTTAATGAAAGTGTTATTGCTATTCCAGGAAAATATACTACTGCTAATTTTTTATTTTCTATTAAATATCCAGCAGCACAACAAAAACAGTTTATGCTTTTTTCTGATATAGAAAATGCTATAATCAATAAGAAAGTAAATGCTGGTGTAATTATACATGAAAACAGATTTACTTATGCTCAAAAAGGATTGTTAAAAATTATTGACTTAGGAGAATTTTGGAAAAGTGAATACCAACTGCCTATTCCGCTTGGTGGTATTGCTATTCAGCGAACTATTGACATTGAACTACAAAAAACTATTGATGATTTAATTAAACAAAGTATTGAGTATGCTTATAAACATCAATCGCATACAACGGCTTTTGTTACTAATCATGCACAAGAAATGGATAGTGATATTTTATTGAAACACATTAATTTATATGTCAATAATTACAGTATTACTCTAGGAGAAAAAGGTAAGCAAGCAATACAAAAAATGTATGCTGTTGGCGTGGAAAAAGGTATTATTCCTCCACTTACCAAACCAATTTTTATGGAATGA
- a CDS encoding glycosyltransferase family 2 protein, whose protein sequence is MDISVVIPVFNEAENLSKLSVELNRVLQSMNKSYELIFVNDGSKDKSLSIIKSLAVENKAVKYVDLSKNFGHQIAVFAGLNKASGNAIVIIDADLQDPPKLIADLYTKLQEGFDVVYAKRKERKGESWHKKLTAKYFYRAMSYLSDVEIPLDTGDFRIISKRVKDIIISLPETNKFIRGQIAWTGFNQTYIEYERQERFAGKTNYSYAKMFHFAWDGITSFSVTPLRLATILGFIVSLLAFFVICYTLYQKYINGNVVPGWSSIMISILFLGGVQLICLGIIGEYIGRILENVKNRPKYIIQDTNIDDKA, encoded by the coding sequence ATGGATATTTCTGTAGTAATACCTGTTTTTAACGAAGCTGAGAATTTATCTAAGCTATCTGTAGAGTTAAATAGAGTATTGCAGTCGATGAATAAATCTTATGAACTCATTTTTGTTAATGATGGAAGTAAAGATAAATCGCTTTCAATAATAAAGTCATTAGCTGTTGAAAATAAAGCTGTTAAGTATGTTGACTTAAGTAAAAACTTTGGGCATCAAATTGCTGTTTTTGCTGGTTTAAACAAAGCAAGTGGTAATGCTATTGTAATTATAGATGCAGACTTACAAGATCCACCTAAATTAATTGCAGATTTATATACCAAATTACAAGAAGGTTTTGATGTTGTTTATGCTAAAAGAAAAGAAAGAAAAGGAGAGTCGTGGCATAAAAAACTGACTGCTAAGTATTTTTATAGAGCGATGAGTTATTTATCAGATGTAGAAATTCCATTAGATACTGGCGATTTTAGAATTATTTCTAAGCGAGTAAAAGACATCATTATTAGTTTACCAGAAACCAATAAATTTATTCGTGGTCAAATTGCATGGACAGGTTTCAATCAGACTTATATTGAGTATGAAAGACAAGAACGCTTTGCTGGAAAAACCAACTATTCTTATGCTAAAATGTTTCATTTTGCTTGGGACGGTATTACTTCTTTTTCAGTAACACCATTGCGTTTAGCAACTATATTAGGTTTTATAGTTTCTTTATTGGCTTTTTTTGTGATTTGCTATACATTGTATCAAAAATATATTAATGGCAATGTAGTACCAGGTTGGTCGTCTATAATGATAAGTATTTTGTTTTTAGGTGGAGTACAACTCATTTGCTTAGGCATAATAGGCGAGTACATCGGTAGAATTTTAGAAAATGTAAAAAACAGACCTAAATACATTATTCAAGATACCAATATAGATGACAAAGCGTAA
- a CDS encoding acyl-CoA-binding protein, which translates to MSLQEQFNQAQADVKTLTKRPSDQQLLDLYAYFKQATDGDNDTKKPGMFDIKGQFKWNAWNDKKGMTTDAAMQAYVDLVTVLLESHKD; encoded by the coding sequence ATGTCATTACAAGAGCAATTTAATCAAGCACAAGCAGATGTAAAAACACTAACAAAAAGACCAAGCGACCAGCAGCTGTTGGATTTATACGCTTATTTTAAACAAGCTACCGATGGTGATAACGACACCAAAAAACCAGGTATGTTTGATATTAAAGGTCAATTTAAATGGAATGCTTGGAATGATAAAAAAGGCATGACTACCGATGCAGCTATGCAAGCTTATGTAGATTTAGTAACTGTTTTACTAGAATCACACAAAGATTAG
- a CDS encoding succinate dehydrogenase cytochrome b subunit: MAKSYLLDSSVGKKVIVGLTGLFLISFLVVHVGINSLILVDIINPDDNGDLFNSAAHFMSHFWLIRIMEIGLLLGLIAHIALTLKLTLANRENRPVGYAVSAANTNSKWYSRSMAVLGSLLLMFLVVHMSDFWLDTKKALYVTGEPDNPFLNVIHALSNPILLVIYLVGIGSLAFHLMHGFPSAFQSLGLNHKKYTPIIKCLGTAFSIIVPALFAIIALAVFLGLVKP, from the coding sequence ATGGCAAAAAGTTATTTATTAGATTCCTCTGTAGGAAAAAAAGTTATCGTAGGATTAACTGGCTTATTTTTAATTTCATTTTTAGTAGTTCATGTGGGCATCAACTCATTAATATTGGTAGATATTATCAATCCAGATGATAATGGTGATTTATTTAATAGTGCAGCACATTTTATGTCGCACTTTTGGTTAATCAGAATCATGGAAATTGGTTTACTATTAGGTTTAATTGCACATATAGCACTAACGCTAAAATTAACATTAGCCAATAGAGAAAACAGACCAGTTGGTTATGCTGTAAGTGCCGCCAATACCAATTCAAAATGGTACAGTCGTTCTATGGCTGTTTTAGGTTCATTATTATTGATGTTCTTAGTCGTACACATGAGCGATTTTTGGTTAGATACTAAAAAAGCATTGTATGTTACTGGCGAACCAGATAATCCATTTTTAAATGTAATACATGCATTAAGCAATCCAATTTTACTAGTAATTTATTTAGTAGGTATTGGTTCTTTAGCATTCCATTTAATGCACGGGTTTCCTAGTGCATTCCAATCATTAGGATTGAATCATAAAAAATATACACCAATTATTAAATGTTTAGGAACTGCATTCTCAATCATCGTTCCTGCTTTATTTGCAATCATTGCTTTAGCTGTTTTCTTGGGTTTAGTAAAACCATAA